A region of the Oceanihabitans sp. IOP_32 genome:
TGCCTACCTGATTGTGCCACATGGAGGTAGATAAGAGTGGTCTGAATATCTGCGTGTCCCAAGAGGTCCTTCACGCTCATAATGTCCAGACCCATTTCCAAAAGATGGGTGGCATAGCTATGGCGCAGGATATGGGCGGTAATCTCCTTTGTAATACCGCTTTGCTTGCGGGCCTCACGCACGATCCACTGTATCCCTTGCGAGGAAAGCTGCGCCGGACTGCCTGTTCTATCATTGCCGGTAAAGCACCAAGTGACCGGATTCTCTGCCTGTAGGTACTTCTTAAGGCCACGGATCTGTATCTCGGATAAGGGAACATAGCGATCCTTGCGCCCCTTGCCCTGGCGCACGTGCAGCAACTTCCTGTCAAAATCTAGATCCCTGCGTTGTAGGTTGCGAAGTTCAAAATTGCGGAGCCCACAGCCATAGAGCATGGCAAGTACCAATCGGTGCTTGAGCAGTCTTGGAGTGCGAAGCAGTTTTTTTACCTCCCTTTGGTTTAATACCACGGGGAGCTTCTTGGGGCGTTCAATAGAAGGAAGTATGACCCGCATTTCTTTCATCCCAAAGACACGATAAGCATAGCGAAGCCCATAAACGTGTGCTTGAAAAAACTATCTGAGGGGGTCTTATGTTGTGACTTTAAAACGTGTAGATAATCAGATCTGTTCCTCATCGAGCTCAAGTGGACTACAGTTAAAATGGAGTGCGATGTGCGCCAGACAGCGGCATAGTTGGTAAGTGTGCTCTGGCTTTTGCCAGCGAGCTCAACGGAGCGCTTGAGTTTGTGGTAGAGTATTGCAAACTCTGGAACGGAAATAATGGCTCTTTCAATGAGAGTGTCATTTTTTTTTCATAATATTGAGTATTAGATTAAACCTTGATCCTAAAGGTAGTGAATCGTGATGTAACTGTCTCGTGAAGCTACCTTTAGGTTTAGTTCAACAAAGTGTATAGCTCATTGCGGCTGAATTCCTAATCGGAATTCATTGCAATTTGCTATCTTTCGGTCACGCCGGAAAATCCTCGCGGATTTCCCGCAACGAGCCATACACAAGACCGTTAGCTGCAACCTCCAACAAACTTACTTCAAAATTTAACAATCTGAATTTCAGTTTTTTAAGAAATAATTACCACAGAAAATAAAAATAATTACACTTTTTATTAACTCTCTGCTATATTTTATGTATATTTGCATTAATAAATAGTTCTTTGAAAAGATGTTTTGAAGTCGAATTGCTAAATGGAGTTCACTTGACAGCCTGAAAAGGCAACCCAATTGGGTATTTTAACGGCACACATACCTCGCCCTATATATCAACTGATACATTAGGAGAGAATTATAAATGCAGTTATCTATTGCTTCTTATTTTATGAGGAGCAGGGAATTTTAAGTGAGTGTAAGAGAACATTGTTTACACATTTAGTAACAGGCAAATTTAGGCGAAGGAGCAGGGCCAACAATAATGTTGTCCTGTAACTAAATATTTTTTATTATGTCTAGATTAAAACAAAATCGAAACATTGATAGTTTGATACAAAGTATCGAGACTATTAGAAAGAGCCAGTGTTCTCTTTCGGAGGAAGACGTAAAAGTCTTAAATGAAGCATTAGAAATTCTAGTGGTGCTTAAAAGAAAAAAGGGTAGAACGAACGAGCAAGTCCTAACGGAAATTGTGAAAGTCGTTGAATTATTATCTAAATTTTTCCTTTAAAAACAGAAGCTATGAACGCACAATGTAAATCAACAATCCGAACACTCCTTAATTTTTTACAATAAAAAAATGGATTTAGGTATAACTATAAAAAATATTAGAAAGCAAAAAAAGCAAACTCAATCCGAGTTTGCTGCTTCTTGCGGTATAACTCAAACTTACCTCTCTCAAATAGAGAGTAATCAGAGAGAGCCAAATCTTTCAACTTTGAAATTAATAAGTAATGGACTTAATGTACCATTGCCAATTTTATTTTTCTTGTCGTTAGACAAAGAAGATGTTCAACAAAACAAGAGAGAAGCTTTTGAAATTATTAGTCCTTCAGTAAAATCTCTTGTCAATGAATTCTTTGCAGTTTAAAAAAAATGAATTCAAAAAACTATGTGCTATTATTGGTTATAAGCCTTCGATAGTTTCAGAAGTAATTGCGAATATTGACAAGTACTACTACGAAAAGATTGAAGTCAAAAAGGATAAAAAAACTGGAGAAGTTAAAAAGTATAAGGATGGAACTGTCAAGAAAAGAACAATCCATCCTTCTACTAAAGAATTAAAAGCAATTCAAAAATCTATTAAAAAGAATATTCTTGCACCTATTCAACTTCCGAATGAAATACACGGTGGAGTAAAAAAGAGAAGCAACATTACAAACGCTAAACCGCATAAGGGTAATAAGTACATATTTACAACAGACCTACAGGATTTTTATCCAAATATTAGTCACAGCTATGTACACAAAACTTATTTAAGTCTTGGATTTTCAAATCACTTCTCTAATTCATTAACAAAACTTACAACTTGGAAATTTGCCCTTCCACAAGGGACTCCAACGAGTACACATATTTCTAATTTGGTTTTCCTTCAAACAGACCTTGAATTAATACAATTATGTAATGCTAATAACATTACATATACAAGATACGTGGACGACCTGACATTTTCATCTCCTATTGATTTTAAACATCTCCTCAACGATATTCTAGACATCGTTAGGAATAATAATTTCAATTTGAGCTATCGTAAAACTAAATATAAAGGAAATCAAACAGTAACAGGAATTAATATTTTCCTTAATAAAATAGAAGCTCCGGAACATATTATAGAAAAGTCGAAAATTGAGTTGGAAACTAATGCTGAACAGAAACCATATTCAATCTATTTGAATAATATTTCGAAAGAAAATAAGAAAAAAGGCAGCAGCTAACAATGTATAAAAAAAATAGGGCAAAAAGCGTTTAATCGAAAGGTCTGTGAGTGTTTGCCAAGTCACCAAATTTTTAAATTTGGTATAATTTAAAGAGAAAAGATAATTAACAAAATTTAAAAATTCGGCTTTAGCTTAATCCGAAAAGTAACGCATACTACTGCCCTACTTTTCTTATACTAGACCGTTCTCTGCAAGCTGAATCCATCCGCACAAACAGCACATTTGGTTTTTGCCAACACATAAACCAAGCTTAAAAAACCAAAAGAGCTGTTCTTTCAAAAACAAAAATGTATACTATATATTGTTTTTTATAGTATTTATTTTATATTTGTAATTATATTTAATTATTTATATGAAATAATGGATAATTCTGAACTAAAAAAAGATAGATTTAAACGAGTTGCATCTCGCAGAGTAGATAATATCCTTAAAGGAATTAGAAGTCTCTCTAAATGTTCAAATACCAATAATTACGAGTATAACGAGGACGACTTGAACAAAATGTTACGAGCTATCAGAGATGAAATTAGAACAATGGAAACTATTTACAAGAAGAACCTAAGTAAAAACAATGACACCTTTAATTTCTAGATAATATGAAATGGAATTTTAACAAATTAAGGCTTGGAGACGAAAAACAAGGAATTAGAGATGGTGATATGTCTGATTTCAGTAAAACACACTATAAGTCTGTCGTGCGAGAAAGCATACAAAATTCACTTGACGCAAGAAATGATTATAGCAAACCCGTTATTGTTGATTTTTCATTTCATTCATTTGAGAAAAATTTTTTAGAGAATTTCTCTAATATAGAAGATAGGATTAGGAATTGTTTGGAGTACGCAAATAATCCTGACGACAAAGAATTTTTATCTACAATGATTTCAAGTTTTGAAAGTGTTGACAGGTATGAGTGTATGGAAATATCTGATTACAACACTTTAGGTATGGATATGGAGTATTCTTATGATTCATTTGCAAATT
Encoded here:
- a CDS encoding tyrosine-type recombinase/integrase, translating into MKEMRVILPSIERPKKLPVVLNQREVKKLLRTPRLLKHRLVLAMLYGCGLRNFELRNLQRRDLDFDRKLLHVRQGKGRKDRYVPLSEIQIRGLKKYLQAENPVTWCFTGNDRTGSPAQLSSQGIQWIVREARKQSGITKEITAHILRHSYATHLLEMGLDIMSVKDLLGHADIQTTLIYLHVAQSGRQKPFSPLDRLYGQ
- a CDS encoding helix-turn-helix domain-containing protein, producing the protein MDLGITIKNIRKQKKQTQSEFAASCGITQTYLSQIESNQREPNLSTLKLISNGLNVPLPILFFLSLDKEDVQQNKREAFEIISPSVKSLVNEFFAV
- a CDS encoding reverse transcriptase family protein, coding for MNSLQFKKNEFKKLCAIIGYKPSIVSEVIANIDKYYYEKIEVKKDKKTGEVKKYKDGTVKKRTIHPSTKELKAIQKSIKKNILAPIQLPNEIHGGVKKRSNITNAKPHKGNKYIFTTDLQDFYPNISHSYVHKTYLSLGFSNHFSNSLTKLTTWKFALPQGTPTSTHISNLVFLQTDLELIQLCNANNITYTRYVDDLTFSSPIDFKHLLNDILDIVRNNNFNLSYRKTKYKGNQTVTGINIFLNKIEAPEHIIEKSKIELETNAEQKPYSIYLNNISKENKKKGSS